The Staphylococcus saprophyticus subsp. saprophyticus ATCC 15305 = NCTC 7292 genome contains the following window.
TTATATGGGCCAAAGTGATGCATTATATGAATCACTGACTGCACATGAAAATTTAGTCTTTTTTGGTAATTTAATGGGCTTAAAAGGAGAGAAATTAAAGCAAGCTATAGCGACTAATATGAAACTTGTGAATTTAGAAGGAGAATTAAACAAAATTGTTAATACTTTTTCTGGTGGGATGAAACGTAGATTATCATTAGCTATTACATTACTTGCGAATCCAAACCTTATTATTTTAGATGAACCTACAGTAGGCATAGATCCAAGTCTAAGAAGAGATATATGGAAGCAGTTAAAACATTTAACTAAAAAAGGAAAATCAGTGATTGTGACTACACATGTTATGGGGGAAGCTGAACGCTGTGATTATATAGGTTTAATTGTAGAAGGACGATTATTTATTATGGGTACGCCACAAGAACTAAAAGATAAATTTGGCGTAGATTCTATAGAAGAAGTATTTATTAAAGCTGAAGCGGAGGTGCAATCATGAGATTCAAAGCAGTGTTCATAAGAGTGATTAAAGAATTATTAAGAGACAAAAGAACTTTGGCGCTCATGTTATTTGCACCAATCCTAGTATTAACATTATTATATTTTGTATTCGATACAAATTCAGAAACTGATTTAAAAATAGGCATCGATGACAATGTACCCCAAAAAATTGTGAATGCATTACCTTCAGATAAAGTAGATATAGAAAAAATAAAATCGCCCGATTCTATAAAAGATACGATCGTAAATACTAAATTAGATAGTTACATTACGAAAAATGGTTCTAATTTAGAGGTCACATATGCAAATGAAGATCCTAGTAAAACAGGTTCAACAAAACAATTACTTGGTAGCGCGATACAACAAAATAAGATGCAAGATATGATGAAAATCGTTGAAAAAATACCGAATAATATGAAACAAAAAAATGCACAACAAGATGAAAATGTTAAATTAGATAATCATTATTTATATGGAGATGAAGATAGCACTTATTTTGATAAAATGTTTCCGATATTAATTGGTTTCTTCGTATTTTTATTTGTGTTTTTAATATCAGGCATTGGATTATTACGAGAACGTACAAATGGAACATTAGAGCGCTTATTAGCTACATCCGTTAAACGTAGTGAAATCGTATTTGGTTATTTAGCTGGCTATGGATTGTTTGCAATTCTCCAAACACTATTGATTGTATTTTATGCAATTCTCATATTAAACATTGAAGTGGCAGGTAGTATTTGGTGGGTACTATTAATCAATATTTTAATTGCATTAGCTGCGTTAGCGATGGGAATCTTCGTATCAACATTTGCAAATTCAGAATTCCAAATGATCCAATTTATTCCAATTGTAGCAATACCACAAGTTTTCTTTTCAGGTATTATTCCTCTTGAAAATATTGCTGATTGGGTCAGTGTGATAGGCTATTTGTTTCCATTACGCTATGCTGGGGATGCATTGACCAATATTATGATCAAAAGCCAAGGATTCGAATTTATTTGGTTCGATATTGGTATTCTGTTCGTATTTATTTTCGTATTTACAGTGCTTAATATTGTAGGTCTTAAGCGTTATAGAAAAGTTTAGAACAAACGATAAAAAGGTAAATTTATTAAATTATATTCAATTAAAGCTTCTTTTTAAGTACACACTTTAGGGTGATAACTTAAAAAGAAGCTTTTTCTATAGCAAAAATTTTTGAAAACGGGACAAAATTAAATTTATTGACGGTAAGAAATAAAATTCACAGAAATGATACAGATACAATTAAATTCAGTGAGAAAGCGATTGTGGGTTATTGGTTTTCCATTGATTTTAATAAACTAAAGCATAATATTCTTGTGTAATTATAAAATATTATGGAATTATTTTGTACTATTAGGTAAAATAAGAAATGTATTGTGCTAAAAGGAAATAAAGTACAATAAAAATCAACTAGAAATTTAGGTTAGTAAATTAGGAGGAACATATGAACAAAAACAAGAAAAGACATCGATTTGATTTCTTGCCTAATCGATTAAATAAATATTCTATACGTAAATTTACAAATGGTATCGCTTCAGTATTAATTGGATCAACGATATTGTTAGGTGCAGTAATTGATAAAGAAGCGGATGCAGCGGAACAGCAACCAACATCAGAAGTATATGGACAGACTGATAATAATTACAAAAGCGAATCAAACAAGTCCAATTCAGTACAACATGATGAAGAAAGAACAAACATAATTAATGATAATGACGAGGCTAACTATTCTAATCATAGTGAGATACCAATCCACGATAAATCTAGTGAGTATGACCAAAAGCCTATAAATGAGCAAGATACGTCAAATCATCATGAAACTCATTTGAATCAAAATGCTACTGAAAATCATGTAAAAGAAGAAAGTAAAGAAGTATCAACAGAAGAAGAGTCAATAGAAGACAGAAAAACTGAAGAAAGCACAACCGAAGAAAGTAAAGCTGTAGAAGAAGCAAACAAAGAAAATACAACTGAAAAAAATGATGAAGGCAGCTTAGATTTAGAAAAAGAGAAAGATACATATAAAGATGAAAAAGATAACGGCAAAAAGAAAAATGAATTAGAAAGCCATAATCACCGTATCGAAAATAAAGTAGAAGATAACGTCTATAAAAATAACAAAGAAACAAATTTAGAGTCTAAAAATGAAAATGTTAATAAAGATGATAAAGTTAACACTTCAAGTAGTACCTCTATTGAAAAACCTGAAGATAATGCAACCCGCTCAAATTTAATAAACTCAGTAAATCACTCTTTAAAGCAATTAGATAATGCTAAAAATAACACAGAAAAGCAATCTCTATTAGAAAATTATTACCAAACACATACGAATGCTACAGCTAGTGATGCAAAAAAAGCTATTGAAAAATTAAACATTGATTTTACTAAACAAAATTCAGATCAATTAATCGCATTATTATTAATTGAACTAGCTAATCAAATGGATAAAGATAAAGTACAAGCCAATGTGCCTGCTTCAAAGCGTGCGGAAACAAATAACGAAAGTTTAAGTATTGAAACGAATACTACGAATATTGAAAAAACTTTAGCTAAACCATCTACAAGTAAATTTAGATCTGCAAATACAAGAGCAACGAATGTAGTTAATTATGCAGCTAATCAGAGTGGTAGAAATGTTAACCATTTAGTCTTTGCAAACACTTCATATGAAATACTAGGTGGCGGTAAGAAATACAATCAAGTATTTATGACTATGGATGGTAAGTTGAAAATTAAGATTGACTATACGGTAGATGACTCCGTGGTTGAAGGAGATTATTTTACAGTTGATTTCGGTAAATATATACATCCAGGTACATCAAGAAAACCGTATCGAGTAAATAACATACATGATGCTAATGGGAGAACAATCGCTATTGGATCATATGATAGTGCAACGAATACTGCGAAATATACCTTCACAAATTATGTGGATATTTATAATAATGTGAGAGGATCTTTTAGTTTATTAAGTTGGCCATTTAAAGAATTAGTTACTACTGATAAACAGAGTGTCCCAGTAGGCATTACTGTTGCTGGAGAGGATTATACTCAAAATGTCATATTCAATTATGGTAATAGAACGGTACCAGTTATTTCAGATATAAATTATTTGACGAAGGACTTTGCTGAATTTACAACTTATATAAATCAAAATAGAGCATTTAATACAGGATCAAAAGTTAGGTTAAGTGGCCAAGGATTCAAATTTACATCTCCTGATGAGATTGAGGTTTATAAAGTATTAAATAACTCACAATTCAGAGATAGTTTCTCACCAGATTATGCAAACTTAACGCAAGTTAGAAATCCTAAAATCATTATAAATAGTGATGGATCAGCAACTGTAGACCTGGGGGATATTGGAACACTTGGTTATATAATAAGAAGTAAACCAAACACGCTACCTGATTTTTCGGGGATTGGTGTATTAAAATCAGAATACACATTTACTAATAATAAAAACCAAAGAGACACACGAGCACACGCAAGTAGCATTCAGTTTGTCAGAGCAGAACTTGCTGGATTCGGTGGATTCGGTGGTTATGTATGGTTTGATAAGAATAATGACGGTGTTCAGAATGATTCGAACGCAGCTGCAGCTGGCATTACTGTGAATTTACTTGACCCAACTGGTATACGTTTAGCTACAACGACTACTGATATAACAGGACACTACAATTTTGATAATTTAACAAATGGTAATTATCTTGTGGAATTCGTAATGCCAGAAGGATATATTCCTACACAAGCGAACAGCACTGTAGATGACAAAGATTCAGATGTAGTTTTTGAGAATGGAAGATACATTGCACACGTTACTATTAAAGATGCTGACAATATGACGATAGATGCTGGTTTAGTTTCTGACACAACTTCGGAATCACTAAGCTTATCTGAGTCGCTAAGCACTTCACAATCATTGAGTTTGAGCCATTCACTATCGCTAAGTGAAAGCGAATCAACAAGTCAGTCACTATCCTTAAGCACAAGTGAATCATTAAGCCAATCACTATCATTGAGTGCTAGTGAGTCATTAAGTGAATCCGAATCATTAAGCGAAAGTGAGTCATTAAGCGAATCTGAGTCGTTAAGTGCCAGTGAATCATTAAGCGAAAGTGAGTCATTAAGCGAATCTGAGTCGTTAAGTGCCAGTGAATCGTTGAGTACGAGTGAATCATTGAGTGCCAGTGAGTCATTGAGTGAGAGCGAATCATTAAGCGAGTCCGAATCGTTGAGCGAGAGCGAATCATTAAGTGAGAGCGAATCATTAAGCACGAGTGAATCGTTGAGTGCCAGCGAATCGTTAAGTGAGAGTGAATCATTAAGCGAGAGCGAATCGTTGAGTGCCAGTGAATCACTGAGTGATAGCGAGTCATTAAGTGCCAGTGAGTCATTGAGTGCCAGTGAGTCATTAAGCGCCAGTGAATCATTGAGTGCCAGCGAATCGTTGAGTGCCAGTGAGTCATTAAGCGAGTCCGAATCGTTGAGCGATAGCGAATCACTGAGTGAGAGCGAATCGTTAAGTGAGAGCGAATCATTGAGTACCAGCGAGTCATTAAGCGCGAGTGAGTCAATAAGTGCAAGTGAGTCATTAAGCACAAGCGAATCATTAAGCACGAGTGAGTCGTTAAGTGAAAGCGAATCGTTAAGTGAGAGTGAATCATTAAGCGAATACGAATCGTTAAGTGCCAGTGAGTCATTAAGCGCGAGTGAATCGTTAAGTACGAGTGAATCATTGAGTGAGAGCGCATCGTTAAGTGAGAGCGAATCATTGAGTACCAGCGAGTCATTAAGCGCGAGTGAGTCAATAAGTGCGAGTGAATCGTTAAGTGCCAGTGAGTCATTAAGTGAAAGTGAGTCATTAAGTACGAGTGAATCATTGAGTACGAGCGAATCACTAAGCGAGAGCGAATCGTTGAGTGAAAGTGAATCATTAAGTTCCAGCGAGTCATTGAGCTCCAGTGAGTCATTGAGTGAGAGCGAATCATTAAGTACCAGTGAATCAATAAGTGAGAGTGAATCATTGAGTACCAGCGAATCATTAAGCGCGAGTGAGTCATTAAGCGAATCTGAGTCGTTAAGTGCCAGTGAATCAATAAGTGAAAGCGAATCATTAAGCGCAAGTGAGTCATTGAGCGAATACGAATCGTTAAGTACCAGTGAGTCATTGAGCTCCAGTGAGTCATTGAGTGAGAGCGAATCATTAAGCGCGAGTGAGTCATTAAGCGAATCTGAGTCGTTAAGTGCCAGTGAATCAATAAGTGAGAGCGAATCTTTAAGCGAGTCCGAATCATTGAGCACAAGCGAATCATTGAGTGCCAGTGAGTCATTAAGTGAGAGCGAGTCATTGAGTGAAAGCGAATCATTAAGTGAAAGCGAATCGTTAAGTGAGAGTGAATCGTTAAGTGCCAGTGAGTCATTAAGCGAGAGTGAATCCTTAAGTGAGAGTGAATCATTGAGTGCTAGGGAATCACTAAGCCAGAGTGAGGCCTTGAGTGAGAGTGAATCATTAAGTACGAGTGAGTCATTGAGCGAATCTGAGTCGTTAAGTGCTAGTGAGTCAATAAGTGAGAGCGAATATTTAAGCGAAAGCGAATCATTGAGTGCCAGTGAGTCATTAAGTGAGTCCGAATCAATAAGCGCGAGCGAGTCATTAAGTGAGTCTGAATCATTGAGCGAAAGCGAGTCATTAAGCGAGTCCGAATCATTGAGCACAAGCGAATCATTGAGTGCCAGTGAATCGTTGAGTGAGAGTGAATCGTTGAGTGAGAGTGAGTCGTTAAGTGAATCTGAATCATTAAGCGAGAGCGAATCGTTAAGTGAGAGTGAATCATTAAGCGATAGCGAATCATTGAGTGAGAGCGAATCGTTAAGTGAAAGCGAATCGTTAAGTGAGAGTGAATCATTAAGCGATAGCGAATCGTTAAGTGAGAGTGAATCATTGAGTGAAAGTGAATCGTTAAGTGAAAGCGAATCGTTAAGTGAGAGTGAATCATTAAGCGAAAGTGAATTATTGAGTGAAAGTGAGTCGTTAAGTGAAAGTGAATCAATAAGTGAAAGTGAATCAATAAGTGCCAGTGAATCATTAAGTGAAAGCGAATCATTAAGCGAGTCAGAGTCATTAAGTGAGAGTGAGTCATTAAGCGAATCTGAATCGTTAAGTGAGTCAGAGTCATTAAGTGAGAGTGAGTCATTGAGTGAAAGCGAATCATTAAGTGCCAGTGAATCAATAAGCGCCAGTGAGTCATTAAGCGAGAGCGAATCATTAAGTGAGAGTGAATCGTTAAGCGAGAGTGAGTCGTTAAGCGAAAGCGAATCATTGAGTACGAGTGAGTCATTAAGTGAGAGCGAATCGTTGAGTACGAGTGAATCAATAAGTGAAAGTGAGTCATTGAGTGAGAGTGAATCGTTAAGTGAGTCAGAGTCATTAAGTGAGAGTGAGTCATTAAGTAAGAGCGAGTCGTTAAGTGAAAGCGAATCGTTAAGTGAGAGTGAATCATTAAGTACGAGTGAGTCATTGAGCGAATCTGAGTCGTTAAGTGCTAGTGAGTCAATAAGTGAGAGCGAATCTTTAAGCGAGTCCGAATCATTGAGCGAGAGCGAATCATTGAGCACAAGCGAATCATTAAGACAGAGTGAATCATTAAGCCAATCACTATCATTGAGTGCTAGTGAGTCATTAAGTGCCAGTGAATCAATAAGTGAAAGCGAGTCATTAAGTGAAAGCGAATCATTGAGTGCTAGTGAGTCATTGAGTGAAAGTGAGTCGTTAAGTGCAAGTGAGTCATTAAGTGAATCCGAATCGTTAAGTGAGAGTGAGTCATTAAGTGGATCTGAATCGTTGAGCGCAAGTGAATCGTTAAGTGAGAGTGAGTCATTGAGCGAGTCCGAATCGTTAAGTGAGAGCGAATCATTGAGTGAAAGCGAGTCGTTAAGTGGATCTGAATCGTTGAGCGCAAGTGAATCAATAAGTGAAAGTGAATCAATAAGTGCCAGTGAATCATTAAGTGAAAGTGAATCAATAAGTGCCAGTGAGTCAATAAGTGAGAGCGAGTCATTAAGTACGAGTGAATCGTTAAGTACGAGTGAGTCATTAAGCGAGAGCGAATCATTGAGTGCCAGTGAATCATTGAGCGAATCTGAGTCGTTAAGCGAGAGCGAATCATTAAGTGAAAGTGAGTCGTTAAGCGAGAGCGAATCACTAAGCGCAAGCGAATCGTTGAGTGCTAGTGAGTCATTGAGTGAGAGTGAATCGTTAAGCGAGAGTGAATCATTAAGTGAGAGCGAATCGTTGAGTGAGTCCGAGTCATTAAGCGAAAGCGAATCAATAAGTGAGAGCGAATCATTAAGTGAGAGCGAATCGTTGAGTGAGTCCGAGTCATTAAGCGAAAGCGAATCAATAAGTGATAGCGAATCAATAAGTGAGAGCGAATCGTTGAGTGAGTCCGAGTCATTAAGCGAAAGCGAATCAATAAGTGAGAGCGAATCATTAAGTGAGAGCGAATCGTTGAGTGAGTCCGAGTCATTAAGCGAAAGCGAATCAATAAGTGATAGCGAATCATTGAGTGAGAGTGAATCATTAAGTGAAAGTGAGTCATTGAGCGAATCCGAATCGCTAAGTGAATCTGAATCATTAAGCGAGTCCGAATCATTAAGCGCCAGTGAATCATTGAGTGCAAGCGAATCGTTGAGTGCCAGTGAGTCATTAAGCGAGTCCGAATCGTTGAGCGATAGCGAATCATTGAGTGAAAGTGAGTCGTTAAGTGAAAGCGAATCGTTGAGTGCCAGTGAATCATTGAGTGCCAGCGAATCGTTGAGTGAGTCCGAGTCATTAAGCGAAAGCGAATCAATAAGTGATAGCGAATCATTGAGTACGAGTGAGTCATTAAGTGAGAGCGAATCATTAAGTGAAAGTGAGTCGTTAAGTGGATCTGAATCGTTAAGCGCAAGTGAATCATTAAGCGCAAGCGAGTCATTGAGTGCCAGTGAGTCATTAAGTGCCAGTGAATCAATAAGTGAAAGCGAGTCATTAAGTGAGAGTGAGTCACTAAGTGAGAGTGAGTCATTGAGCGATAGCGAGTCATTAAGTGAGAGTGAATCATTGAGCACAAGTGAATCATTAAGTGCCAGCGAGTCTTTAAGTGAATCCGAGTCACTTAATACAAGTGAATCAATGAGTGAAAGCGAATCGTTGGGTGCCAGTGAGTCAATAAGTGAGTACGAATCATTAAATAGACACCTAAATAATGATGGAAACTATGAAAAAGAGAAAGATAAATTACCAGATACAGGTAATGAAGATAAACATAATGGGTTGATACCATTACTTACTGCGCTTGGAGGAATCATACTCCTTAGAAGACGTAGAAATAATGAAATTCAAGATAAATAAAAAAGAGCCTGCACTTTCAAAAATAGAAAGTGCAGGCTCTTATATTAATATTCTAATTTTTTGAACATTTTCAAACCTACTAAGTAGCAAATGACTGAGTACAATAGAGTTGTTAATATCATTAAACCTAGTTTTGTTAGTAAGTCTGAAGGCGTAATCGCATGATCATAACCATTTGGAAATAAATATTTGAGTCCATGAATCATTGGTGCGATAACCATAAACATAAGTAAAACAATAACGCTTAAAATATCAAATCCAGTAGACAATTTCATAGATAACATGACTGAAAAGCATATTGCAATTAAAGTAATGCAGAAAATACCGACGATACATAATATTGTACTGTAATTAGTTTCGTGAACATTCGATAAGAAAGCACCGGAAGCATAATCATATTGATGTATATACGTAAAATACAAAATTTCAGAAGACACAAATAATATTACATAATATATTATATACATAGAGAATAAGGCGACTAACTTTGAATTATATAGACGTATTCGGCTGATATCTTTATAAAAGATTAATCTACCAGATTCATATTCTTCAAAAAATAAATAACTGACAAAATATGTCATAAGAATCAATGGTACGGCAAATTGAGATTGTGCAAGTAAAATAACAAAATAAAATTCTAAACCAGATAGTGAATTCGTCTCTCCTCCAATTTGCATAAAATTGGTAGGTAGTATAAGTGTGATTAAATATAAAAATGGATAAAGTGCTATTGCATAAAAGATAATTGCAGAGTTACGCGAAGATACTGTAGTGAAAATATTTTTAATTAACATATCATCATTTCCTTTCGAACTCATCGAAATATTGATATAAGTTATCTTGTTCATTAATCGTGTTTTCTAAAGTGTAGTATTTAACTAAATAATTTATGATTTCATTATACTCTTCAGAACCTGACTGCATGATAACTGCTTTTTCCTCAATATCTTTTATTGTAGAAAACAAATTGAGAAGTTCCTGACGATGTTCTGGATATATTTGTTCTTTTACTACAATTTTTATCAATTGTTCTTTATTGAAATCAATATTTTGGAGTTTTCCTTCTTTTAAAAGAACAAAGCGATCACAGACTTCTGCTAATTCATTTAATTGATGACTAGAAATAAGTAATGCGGTTCCTTTTTTACTAGCCCAAGTTCTTAACGAGTGAATGAGCGTATTAACACCGTCTGGATCCAGACCAACAAAAGGTTCATCCATAATAGCTATTTCAGGTTCATCAACTAAACACATAGCTAGTGATAAACGTTGTTTCATACCAAAAGAAAAATCTTTTACCTTTTTGCCATATGTATGTAATAAACCTACGAGATCTAATATATTATCGATATTTTTTAAGTACTGCGTTTTATGATTAACTTTTAAATAATAAGTTAAATTCTTTTTAGCTGAAAAGTGTTTGAAATGAACCGTATCAATCATGATACCTACATTTTTAAGTATATTATGATGTTGGAAAATATCTATGCCATTTAAAAATATAGCACCTGAAGTAGGTCGTTTTGTTTTAGCAATCATTTTCATAAGTGTTGTTTTACCTGCGCCGTTTTTTCCAATTAAACCTACGACTTCTCCACGGTTTATGGTTAATGAAACACCGTCAATAACATTAAAATCGGCTCCTTTAAAACGTTTATAAAGGTCATCTATTTTTAACATAATGTCCTCCTTTGAACTAATAGAGTTTTAATGAAATTTATATGAATTGTTGATGTTACGCTTATATAAGTTAATTTTAACAACGAAAATGAATTTGTTCAATATAATAAATAAGTTGTTTTATTAAAAATTTATGTATTCTACTTAAAATTTAATTTATATATTTTTAGTTTATAGAAAAAGGGATTTACTAGATTTTTGAAATCGCAATTGACAATGATTTTTAAGGAGAGTATGATAGATGACTGTATAAGGGGTGTACTATTCAAAAGATATGATCTATCCCACATCAATTTGAATAGTAAACAATAGACTAAGGTGGATTTCATGTGTTCTTGGGTTTAATTTTAACCTAATAGTACACAGGGTGTACAATTTAAAAATAGGAAGGTAGAAGAAAATGTTTAATGAATTTAAATTTATTTTCAGAAATAAAATGTTAATCATAGCACTTATTGCAATAGCAGCTATCCCGCTATTATATGTTGCTTTATTCGTAGGTTCTATGTGGAGCCCATATGATAAGACAGATCAATTGAAAATTTCAATTGTAAACCAAGATCAAAGTGCAAAGCTAAATGGTGAAAAGGTTACAATAGGTGATGATGTTGTCGACAAATTAAAAGATAACGATAAATTTGATTTTCAAGAAGTTTCAAAAAAAGAGGCATTTAATCAATTAGAAAAAGGTAAAAGTGTAGGAACTATCATTATACCTAAAGATGCCTCTAGTAACGCTACGACATTATTAGATAAAAATCCTAAAAAAATAAAGATTGAAACACAAGTCAATCCAGGGTCTAGTTATACTGGTAGTCAATCAGCACAAAAAGCAATTGATACGGTAACAAATTCAATTAAGGATAATATTCGTACCAATTATTTAGATCAATTATTTGCTAGTGCTAAAAAATCACAATCTGGATTCAAGGATACTTCAAATGCATTAGGTGACATGTCTGATGCAGAATCACAATTAATTGATGGTAATCAGCAAGTAACGGATGGATTGAAACAATTAGCACCAACAGTAGGACAACCTGCACAGCAATTAATTTCAGGCAATCAACAAGTCACAGATGGACTTAATCAATTGCAACAAAATAATGATCAATTAAAAGCGCAAATAGACCAATCTGTAGAGCAACAAGACGGCGTTGCTTTTGAAGGTGACAATGAAAAAGCGTTAAATAATGTAACGAAAGTAAATGAAAATAATGCTACAGAAGCCGATAAATATGGTGAAACAATCGTGCCTTATATGGCGAGTGTTAGTTTATTTGTAGGTGCTGTGTCATTTAGTGCAATATACCCACTGAGAAAAATGTTAACTAAAGATGTTACATCACTAAAACAAGCATTCGGTAAGTTATTATTGTATCTCGTACAAGGTGCGGTATCTGCGTTATTGATGAGTAGTTGGGCGATATTTGCACTTAATATGTCTATAGATAACATTGGTAAATTTATCTTAGTCGGATTGCTATGGGCAATTGCAGCAATTACTGTTACGACATTCTTAAGTTTATTATTAGATCGAATTGGTCTATTCATATCTATGGTTTTACTTATATTACAATTAAGTGCGAGTGAAGGTATGTTCCCAATAGAGTTATCAGCACAATTCTTTAGATGGATTCACCCATTCTCTCCAATGTCATATGCGATACAGGGTTATAGAGAAGCCATCTTTACAAATGCAGGACACTTTAACTTTGGATTTGTAGTAGCATTGCTCGTTGGTATTATTGTCATAATGATGATTTTACAATATTTAGTATTACTATGGTTTAACAAAAGACAACGTTTACCATTTTCAATAGAATTTAAATAAGTGCAATACGGAGGTGACTTATTTGGAAAACGTAGATAAAACAATTGAAGAAGCAATTACTA
Protein-coding sequences here:
- a CDS encoding ABC transporter permease; the encoded protein is MRFKAVFIRVIKELLRDKRTLALMLFAPILVLTLLYFVFDTNSETDLKIGIDDNVPQKIVNALPSDKVDIEKIKSPDSIKDTIVNTKLDSYITKNGSNLEVTYANEDPSKTGSTKQLLGSAIQQNKMQDMMKIVEKIPNNMKQKNAQQDENVKLDNHYLYGDEDSTYFDKMFPILIGFFVFLFVFLISGIGLLRERTNGTLERLLATSVKRSEIVFGYLAGYGLFAILQTLLIVFYAILILNIEVAGSIWWVLLINILIALAALAMGIFVSTFANSEFQMIQFIPIVAIPQVFFSGIIPLENIADWVSVIGYLFPLRYAGDALTNIMIKSQGFEFIWFDIGILFVFIFVFTVLNIVGLKRYRKV
- the uafA gene encoding uro-adherence factor UafA; protein product: MNKNKKRHRFDFLPNRLNKYSIRKFTNGIASVLIGSTILLGAVIDKEADAAEQQPTSEVYGQTDNNYKSESNKSNSVQHDEERTNIINDNDEANYSNHSEIPIHDKSSEYDQKPINEQDTSNHHETHLNQNATENHVKEESKEVSTEEESIEDRKTEESTTEESKAVEEANKENTTEKNDEGSLDLEKEKDTYKDEKDNGKKKNELESHNHRIENKVEDNVYKNNKETNLESKNENVNKDDKVNTSSSTSIEKPEDNATRSNLINSVNHSLKQLDNAKNNTEKQSLLENYYQTHTNATASDAKKAIEKLNIDFTKQNSDQLIALLLIELANQMDKDKVQANVPASKRAETNNESLSIETNTTNIEKTLAKPSTSKFRSANTRATNVVNYAANQSGRNVNHLVFANTSYEILGGGKKYNQVFMTMDGKLKIKIDYTVDDSVVEGDYFTVDFGKYIHPGTSRKPYRVNNIHDANGRTIAIGSYDSATNTAKYTFTNYVDIYNNVRGSFSLLSWPFKELVTTDKQSVPVGITVAGEDYTQNVIFNYGNRTVPVISDINYLTKDFAEFTTYINQNRAFNTGSKVRLSGQGFKFTSPDEIEVYKVLNNSQFRDSFSPDYANLTQVRNPKIIINSDGSATVDLGDIGTLGYIIRSKPNTLPDFSGIGVLKSEYTFTNNKNQRDTRAHASSIQFVRAELAGFGGFGGYVWFDKNNDGVQNDSNAAAAGITVNLLDPTGIRLATTTTDITGHYNFDNLTNGNYLVEFVMPEGYIPTQANSTVDDKDSDVVFENGRYIAHVTIKDADNMTIDAGLVSDTTSESLSLSESLSTSQSLSLSHSLSLSESESTSQSLSLSTSESLSQSLSLSASESLSESESLSESESLSESESLSASESLSESESLSESESLSASESLSTSESLSASESLSESESLSESESLSESESLSESESLSTSESLSASESLSESESLSESESLSASESLSDSESLSASESLSASESLSASESLSASESLSASESLSESESLSDSESLSESESLSESESLSTSESLSASESISASESLSTSESLSTSESLSESESLSESESLSEYESLSASESLSASESLSTSESLSESASLSESESLSTSESLSASESISASESLSASESLSESESLSTSESLSTSESLSESESLSESESLSSSESLSSSESLSESESLSTSESISESESLSTSESLSASESLSESESLSASESISESESLSASESLSEYESLSTSESLSSSESLSESESLSASESLSESESLSASESISESESLSESESLSTSESLSASESLSESESLSESESLSESESLSESESLSASESLSESESLSESESLSARESLSQSEALSESESLSTSESLSESESLSASESISESEYLSESESLSASESLSESESISASESLSESESLSESESLSESESLSTSESLSASESLSESESLSESESLSESESLSESESLSESESLSDSESLSESESLSESESLSESESLSDSESLSESESLSESESLSESESLSESESLSESELLSESESLSESESISESESISASESLSESESLSESESLSESESLSESESLSESESLSESESLSESESLSASESISASESLSESESLSESESLSESESLSESESLSTSESLSESESLSTSESISESESLSESESLSESESLSESESLSKSESLSESESLSESESLSTSESLSESESLSASESISESESLSESESLSESESLSTSESLRQSESLSQSLSLSASESLSASESISESESLSESESLSASESLSESESLSASESLSESESLSESESLSGSESLSASESLSESESLSESESLSESESLSESESLSGSESLSASESISESESISASESLSESESISASESISESESLSTSESLSTSESLSESESLSASESLSESESLSESESLSESESLSESESLSASESLSASESLSESESLSESESLSESESLSESESLSESESISESESLSESESLSESESLSESESISDSESISESESLSESESLSESESISESESLSESESLSESESLSESESISDSESLSESESLSESESLSESESLSESESLSESESLSASESLSASESLSASESLSESESLSDSESLSESESLSESESLSASESLSASESLSESESLSESESISDSESLSTSESLSESESLSESESLSGSESLSASESLSASESLSASESLSASESISESESLSESESLSESESLSDSESLSESESLSTSESLSASESLSESESLNTSESMSESESLGASESISEYESLNRHLNNDGNYEKEKDKLPDTGNEDKHNGLIPLLTALGGIILLRRRRNNEIQDK
- a CDS encoding ABC transporter ATP-binding protein, translated to MSELVAKLTNATKYYGKKKVLDHIDIELSSGKILGLIGPSGSGKTTTIKCLMGMEKLDEGHAQIFDTEIPDRKILNEIGYMGQSDALYESLTAHENLVFFGNLMGLKGEKLKQAIATNMKLVNLEGELNKIVNTFSGGMKRRLSLAITLLANPNLIILDEPTVGIDPSLRRDIWKQLKHLTKKGKSVIVTTHVMGEAERCDYIGLIVEGRLFIMGTPQELKDKFGVDSIEEVFIKAEAEVQS
- a CDS encoding amino acid transporter; the encoded protein is MSSKGNDDMLIKNIFTTVSSRNSAIIFYAIALYPFLYLITLILPTNFMQIGGETNSLSGLEFYFVILLAQSQFAVPLILMTYFVSYLFFEEYESGRLIFYKDISRIRLYNSKLVALFSMYIIYYVILFVSSEILYFTYIHQYDYASGAFLSNVHETNYSTILCIVGIFCITLIAICFSVMLSMKLSTGFDILSVIVLLMFMVIAPMIHGLKYLFPNGYDHAITPSDLLTKLGLMILTTLLYSVICYLVGLKMFKKLEY